One Oncorhynchus masou masou isolate Uvic2021 chromosome 2, UVic_Omas_1.1, whole genome shotgun sequence genomic region harbors:
- the LOC135505315 gene encoding lysosomal acid phosphatase-like — protein sequence MDSTVLLLLTMFAVLGKVVGDRRLTFVTVLYRHGDRSPVKAYPTDRYQESSWPQGFGQLSQEGMRQHFELGQVLRKRYQGFLNDTYDRHEISVRSTDYDRTLMSAEANLAGLYPPNGSQVFNPSLEWQPIPVHTVPLDEERLLSFPIPDCPRYKILMIETERTEKYLNMTLLYKDLIAMVREKTGLKNTTIETVWSVHDTLFCEARHNMTAPDWVTPEIMDDLRKLKDFGFEILFEVYKHQEKSRLQGGVLLGSIVNNISESALPDSNRRLKMMMLSAHDTTIVALQSSLSIFNGKQPPYASCHIFELYQEDNGSFTVAMFYRNDTTRAPYQLAIPSCDLFCPLEDFVRLTKPSIPEDWDKECMVESPTKDTEVVIGLAVCGCLLFLLIVLLLAVLCRQRDPSDGYSHIHNEIES from the exons ATGGACTCCACTGTACTGCTTCTATTGACAATGTTCGCTGTTTTAGGTAAAGTTGTTGGAGACAGAAGACTGACATTTGTAACGGTG CTCTACCGCCATGGTGACCGATCCCCAGTCAAAGCCTACCCCACTGATCGCTACCAGGAGAGCTCTTGGCCACAGGGCTTTGGACAGCTCTCGCAg GAAGGAATGAGGCAGCACTTTGAGCTGGGACAGGTGCTGCGGAAACGCTATCAGGGTTTTCTAAATGACACCTATGACCGACATGAG ATTTCTGTGAGGAGCACAGACTATGACCGGACCTTGATGAGTGCAGAGGCCAACCTGGCAGGATTGTACCCTCCCAATGGGTCACAGGTCTTCAACCCATCACTGGAGTGGCAGCCTATTCCTGTTCACACTGTACCCCtggatgaggagagg CTTTTGTCATTTCCCATTCCGGATTGCCCTCGTTATAAAATCCTCATGATTGAGACTGAACGCACAGAAAAGTACCTCAACATGACATTACTATACAAA GATCTAATAGCGATGGTACGGGAGAAAACTGGTCTGAAGAACACCACCATTGAGACTGTTTGGAGTGTCCATGACACCCTGTTCTGTGAG GCAAGGCACAACATGACCGCTCCTGACTGGGTGACCCCTGAGATCATGGATGATCTGAGGAAGCTCAAAGACTTTGGCTTTGAAATCCTGTTTGAGGTCTACAAGCATCAGGAGAAAAGCCGTCTCCAAGGAG GTGTCCTCTTGGGTAGCATTGTAAATAACATCTCGGAGTCTGCACTTCCTGACTCCAATCGCCGTCTGAAGATGATGATGCTCTCTGCG CATGACACCACCATTGTGGCTCTGCAGTCAAGTTTGAGTATCTTCAATGGAAAGCAGCCGCCCTATGCCTCCTGCCACATATTTGAACTCTATCAAGAAGACAACGG ATCATTCACAGTGGCCATGTTTTATCGCAATGACACCACAAGAGCGCCTTACCAACTGGCTATACCTAGCTGTGACCTCTTCTGCCCCCTGGAGGACTTTGTGCGCCTCACCAAACCATCCATCCCAGAGGATTGGGACAAGGAGTGCATGGTTGAGTCTCCTACAAAGGATACAG AGGTGGTCATCGGACTAGCAGTTTGTGGCTGTTTGCTCTTCCTCCTTATCGTCCTCCTGCTCGCTGTGCTTTGTCGGCAACGTGATCCCTCCGACGGCTACAGTCACATTCACAATGAGATTGAATCTTGA